CAAACCGTTTTTTTAAGAATCTTTATGTAGCGTTATTTATGCGCTGCTGTATAGCGCGCATGGCCGAGATCGCGGATGACGGCCCCACCATCCCCGTCCAAATCACCCGCCACCACCCAAATCCAATGCTGTTCCTTGTCCTGCGTCTGCCATTGTTTGCCGACCCGGGTTCGCTCCGTCCACCGTTCCCGGACGCGGACCATCCGAACCGGCCCCGGGTAACTGTCGGTAAAGCGCACGTCCGGCACGTCCCAAAGCTCGACCTGCCGCGCGTCGCGCTCGACGACTTGCGTGGGGGCCTGCCTGTGCGTCAACGCCAGCGTTTCCTGGTCGGCCTCATAACGTTCCTGCTTGAGCACGGCAATGACCGGCCAGCCCAGTTCCTCCACCACGGTTTTCAGAAACGGCCCGTTGGCATACCAGGAGTCCACCACGACCACATCAAAAAAGCGGGGCCCATAGGTGCGCCGCATCCGGCGCAACAGGCGCAACGCGGCCGCGCATTCCTCCTCCCCCTGGCGCATCGGCTCCACCTCCAAAATCACGCTCAACTGCGGACCGCTCAACTGGGCGTACACCTGTTTGTGATAATACTGCGTCTTTTGGTACGCCTTCCCGTGGGCGTCCTTGCAGGTGATTTCCCGCGTCAAACAATCCGTGCAGCAGCGGTGATCGCTGCAGAACTGCTCGTTGGCATCCAGGCTGACCGCCAGCAACCCGTTGCTTTTGTTGGCCTCAAAGGCCTTGCCGCGCTTGAGCTTGCGAATTATCCACCGGGCGACCCGGCGCAACGCTTCCGGGTCCATTTGGGCGCTGGCGTTCCCCAGCAAAGGATACCAAACTGGCCATGCCGGCTACTCTGTCAATCCTATCGGAGTGAGGGATTCCAATCCCCCGCTGGGTTGGGCGGCGGCGGGTGGTGCGTGCAACAATTCTGAAAGAATTGCGTCACCACAGGCCAGGGTTGGTTGCGGGGGCGAAGGGGGACGCACGGCCACCAAGAAATGGCGGGCCGGAATCCAACGGCTGGCCGACTGGGTCAAAACGCACCGTCACCTGAAGCTGGACCGGATGCTGGGAACGCTCCGGGCCAAGCTGCGGGGGACGTGGAATTACTATGGGGTGATCGGCAATCACCGCCGATTGCGGAGCTTTTACGACGCGACCTGCCGGGTGCTATACAAGTGGCTGAACCGGCGGAGTCAGCGCCCGAGTTTAACTTGGCCAGCGTTATACCGGTTGCTGGCGCGTTTCCACATTCAACGACCGTATATTGTGGAAAAGAATCAGCAGCGAATGCCTTGGCAGGGGGAACTGAGTTTTTGTCAGCGACTGTGGCCGTGTCCACCGTGGCTGAGGCCCCCCAAGACCCATGCGAGTGCGAGTTGACTTGAAGAGCCCGGTGCGGGAAAACCGCCCGCCGGGATCTGTGAGGGGGGCTCCGGGCAACCGGTGTCCCTACCTCGACAAAAATATGACGGAAGATGAACAGCGGAGAATACATAGAATACTGGGAAACCAACATGGCAAAAAAATTGGGGCGGAAGACAGGAGCTTTAAAGCTGTAATCCCCTGCTCTGGATGGAAACCTGAAGAAAAAACAAAATCGTGTCAGTTTTTGGTGGTTTTTTGCCTCGAATTCCTGTTTAGTCAGCAGCGTTCTCGCAAGAGAGCCTAAATTATATAACCGTGCAAACCGGATGGCAATGATTGGCCAAGTCCGGGAATTGGTGTATTGATGCTTGAAATTGCAGACTGAAAGCACATTAAGAACCTGTGTGGAAGCCGGGTGGAGCCCAAAAGGGGGCCCGCCGCCGGACAAGGCGATTGCTTTGCCTGAAGCGCTCCACCAGCTCAGTCAGCCCATCCTGGTATTGGAACAGGAGGGGCAATTCATTTTTGTGCCCGCTTCCGGTTCAGACTTGGTGACTGCGTTGATACCCCCCCATAGCTATCGCCTGGCCGGCTACCTGCCGCACCTGCCCTTAAAGAACTTGGGCGATCCCGCCTTCTGCCGGGATCATGGCCTGCGTTATGCGTATGTGGCGGGCGGGATGGCGAATGGGATTGCCTCGGTGGAGCTGGTGGAAACTCTGGCGCGCGCCGGCATGTTGGGCTTCTTTGGCGCGGCTGGTCTGGATATTGGCGTGATCGAATCCGCCATCCATCGGTTGCAACAAAACCTGCCCACGCAGTCCTTCGGTTTAAACCTCATTCACAGCCCGAATGAACCGGAGCATGAAGCCGCGACGGTCAGTCTCTATTTGCACCGGGGCATCCACTTGGCGGAAGCCGCCGCGTATCTCCGGTTGACCCTGCCCTTGGTGCGCTACCGCACCGCCGGAATCACACGCACCGCCGACGGACACGTCGTCACCCCGAATCGTATCATCGCCAAGGTGTCGCGGGTGGAGGTGGCCGCCCAATTTTTTGCGCCGCCCCCGGAGGAACTGCTGAATGAGTTGGTGCGCACCCGGGCACTGACCCAGGAACAGGCCTTCATGGCGGGCACGATTCCCATGGCCCAGGATGTCACCGCCGAGGCGGATTCCGCCGGGCACACGGATAACCGCCCGCTGGTGACATTGCTCCCCACGCTGCTCTGCCTGCGGGATCGCATGCAGCAGCACCATGATTTTGCGCAACCGTTGCGCGTCGGTGCCGCCGGCGGTTTATCCACGCCCACCGCGCTGGCGGCGGCATTTTCCATGGGAGCCGCCTATGTGGTGACCGGGTCCATCAACCAGGCCTGCGTGGAATCCGGGTCGTGCGAGATGGTTCGCGAATTACTCGCCCAAGTGGAGCAGGCGGATACCGCGATGGCCCCGGCGGCGGACATGTTTGAGATGGGCGTGAAGGTGCAAGTGCTCAAACGGGGGACGATGTTTCCAATGCGCGCGGCCAAGTTGTATGACCTTTACCGCGCCCATGCCAGCCTGGAAGCCATTCCGGAGGCGGATCGCGCCACGTTGGAGAAACAATTTTTCCGCAGCAGCCTGGCCGACACCTGGCAAAGCACCCGGACGTTCTTCCTGAAACGGGATCCCCGGCAGGTTGAGCGCGCCGAACGGGACCCCAAACATAAAATGGCGCTGGTGTTTCGAAGCTATCTGGGGTTGAGTTCCCGTTGGGCGAATGCCGGGGACCGAACGCGGGCGATGGATTTTCAGGTAT
The Verrucomicrobiota bacterium genome window above contains:
- a CDS encoding PfaD family polyunsaturated fatty acid/polyketide biosynthesis protein; translation: MKLQTESTLRTCVEAGWSPKGGPPPDKAIALPEALHQLSQPILVLEQEGQFIFVPASGSDLVTALIPPHSYRLAGYLPHLPLKNLGDPAFCRDHGLRYAYVAGGMANGIASVELVETLARAGMLGFFGAAGLDIGVIESAIHRLQQNLPTQSFGLNLIHSPNEPEHEAATVSLYLHRGIHLAEAAAYLRLTLPLVRYRTAGITRTADGHVVTPNRIIAKVSRVEVAAQFFAPPPEELLNELVRTRALTQEQAFMAGTIPMAQDVTAEADSAGHTDNRPLVTLLPTLLCLRDRMQQHHDFAQPLRVGAAGGLSTPTALAAAFSMGAAYVVTGSINQACVESGSCEMVRELLAQVEQADTAMAPAADMFEMGVKVQVLKRGTMFPMRAAKLYDLYRAHASLEAIPEADRATLEKQFFRSSLADTWQSTRTFFLKRDPRQVERAERDPKHKMALVFRSYLGLSSRWANAGDRTRAMDFQVWCGPAMGAFNEWARGTWMEKAANRQAAQVAMNLLHGAAYQLRVQTLRSQGVQIPVGLTQCPPLTAEELQKVIKNDE